A window of Candidatus Bathyanammoxibius amoris genomic DNA:
AAACTGAAACCTTTATTACGGTTTACGATATCATAATTCACAGAAAAACCTGCAATCCAGTCATGAGACTCTCGAGTAAAGGAGAAGTTACTGAAAAGGTTTTTTGAGGTTGTCCCGCCGCTTTTTGTTCTGGCCCCCAGGTCAAAACTTTCAGTAAAGTTCGCGCGCCATTTCTTGCTGACCAGGACGTTCGCACCAAGTGTCACAGTCTTGCTGGTATGTTGTATAAACCTGTAGCCTCCAAAGTATCTCCAGCTTTCCGATTTCTGAAATGAAAGGCCAATGTTAAAAACGTCGAGGTTCCTTTTGTTCAAATTAAACTCGTTACGTTCAGACGTCACGGCTAATCTGTTGGTAACCTGCGCCCGGAGGTCAGTTTGTAAGTAGCTGTCCCGCCTTGGAATAAAGGCGCCTTCCGGAGTCTCCACCGTACGGACTACTTCACCTCTCCCTTGTTTGCTCGGCCTGAAAAAATGTAATTCGGTATTTAACTCAAGCAGATCTACAACCGACATCTTCCATGGCGGGCCGCGGCGGGTCTGTATACGGTTCCTCACACCGATAGTTGCGGTGCGGTAATCCTCAAGCCCGTCCGACCTTTCATACTGAAGTATGTTTTCAGAGGTTTGCGTCGAGAGCGGCGCTAATAACACACGCCACTGGGGGATGATTATGTGGCGCAGCCCGTTGATTCTTAACAACCTGTTCTCATAGCTGTAGACCCTCCATAATTCCGTGCTGCCCTCAAAACCCAGACTCCCAATAAACCTCGCCGTGGCCGGACCCTTGGGTCCGCCGTCCTCCAGGCTCTTGCTGTATGCAGCCACCCGGCCTCCTACAAACGGGTTGGCCTTAAAGATCGACCACTTGAACGGCGCACCGAGCGTGCCATCCAGGTCCAATCGGAATGAGTCCCCGGTGGTCGCCTTGAGTCTATCGAACGTCTCCTTGTCCCTATCTTCCATTCCTTCATCTATCTGATACCGAAGGTAGCCCACATCGGCCCTGGAGGTCATGTTAAGTCTATTCTCCCACAGAGGTTGTCCTATCATGTCGTAGGTCAGTTCGGGAAACGCCTCAGGGCCTGTCTGAAAATCATTTAACTGGTCTTTTACGAGGAAGACCGCACCGCGATTATCCCTGAGCCACCTG
This region includes:
- a CDS encoding LPS-assembly protein LptD; the protein is KTDRYGVYVTTDWNPFVLPFVPDSLSSWSKLLINADYFDKRGPGFGSEYDYKREDVLHGLEGFFLTYYLNDKLKRDVSTPQEEVKNRNRGRILLRNRLQATEELRADIELSYLSDRDFLREFFEREFFEGKKQETYLNLRWLRDNRGAVFLVKDQLNDFQTGPEAFPELTYDMIGQPLWENRLNMTSRADVGYLRYQIDEGMEDRDKETFDRLKATTGDSFRLDLDGTLGAPFKWSIFKANPFVGGRVAAYSKSLEDGGPKGPATARFIGSLGFEGSTELWRVYSYENRLLRINGLRHIIIPQWRVLLAPLSTQTSENILQYERSDGLEDYRTATIGVRNRIQTRRGPPWKMSVVDLLELNTELHFFRPSKQGRGEVVRTVETPEGAFIPRRDSYLQTDLRAQVTNRLAVTSERNEFNLNKRNLDVFNIGLSFQKSESWRYFGGYRFIQHTSKTVTLGANVLVSKKWRANFTESFDLGARTKSGGTTSKNLFSNFSFTRESHDWIAGFSVNYDIVNRNKGFSFVLRPKGLAQAFGRSRTFTGRKP